The proteins below are encoded in one region of Chelonia mydas isolate rCheMyd1 unplaced genomic scaffold, rCheMyd1.pri.v2 scaffold_60_arrow_ctg1, whole genome shotgun sequence:
- the AGFG2 gene encoding arf-GAP domain and FG repeat-containing protein 2: MAAGAGGRKPGAPRDAESEVWSRRVRDLVGSGPGNRLCFECGQRGVTYVDITLGSFVCTGCSGALRGLNPPHRVKSISMTTFTESEVLFLQSRGNEACRKVWLGSFDPRTSLLPDSRDPQKVKEFLQEKYEKKRWYVSPDQAKGAASLAGQNSTPEVKPQQTLLGDSGALLTAAGSSRTLGQPRLPQQRTPQPAKKASTDLLADIGGDPFAAPQPAPAFAMFPAFPGKYGGQGSHRTSCSLPAAAVQRQCEQLSKSGAPLL; the protein is encoded by the exons atggcggccggggccgggggcaggaAGCCCGGCGCCCCGCGGGACGCGGAGTCCGAGGTCTGGTCCCGCCGCGTCCGGGACCTGGTGGGCTCCGGGCCCGGCAACCGCCTCTGCTTCGAGTGCGGCCAGCGCGGCGTCACCTACGTGGACATCACGCTGGGCAGCTTCGTGTGCACGGGCTGCTCGGGGGCGCT CCGGGGCCTGAACCCCCCGCACCGCGTCAAATCCATTTCCATGACCACCTTCACCGAGTCCGAAGTGCTGTTCCTGCAGTCCCGCGGCAACGAG GCCTGCCGGAAGGTTTGGCTGGGCTCCTTCGATCCGCGCACGTCGCTGCTCCCGGACTCCAGGGACCCACAGAAAGTGAAGGAGTTCTTGCAGGAGAAATATGAGAAGAAGCGATG GTATGTCTCGCCGGATCAAGCCAAGGGCGCTGCCTCCCTGGCCGGCCagaactccaccccagaggtgaagCCGCAGCAGACCCTTCTAGGGGACTCGGGAGCACTGCTCACAGCTGCCGGATCCAGCCGG ACCTTGGGCCAGCCCCGCCTGCCGCAGCAGCGCACCCCCCAGCCGGCCAAGAAAGCCAGCACGGACCTCCTGGCGGATATAGGAGGGGACCCTTTCGCTGCGCCCCAGCCGGCCCCCGCCTTCGCCATGTTCCCTGCCTTCCCGGGTAagtatggggggcaggggagccacaggaccagctgctccctgcccgcGGCAGCCGTACAGCGCCAATGTGAACAGCTGAGCAAGAGTGGCGCCCCCCTGTTATGA